The Salinispora tropica CNB-440 genome has a window encoding:
- a CDS encoding Hsp70 family protein, whose translation MYVLGIDLGTTYTAAATWREGRAEIAPLGTRAAVIPSVVLLRDDETFLVGETASRRGLTEPRRVAREFKRRFGDTTPLLLGGVPYSPEALMARLLRSVVDDVVQREGEPPAGICLSHPANWGPYKTDMLRQAVQLAGIEQPVEYTTEPVAAAVSYAQQERVDRGAALAVYDLGGGTFDAAVLRHTGDGFEILGQPEGIERLGGIDFDAAVFAHVAAATGGKLAELADDDPTAIAAVGRLRGECVEAKEALSADTDVSIPVMVPNLSTEVRLTRAELEAMVRPALHDSIEAMRRALVSAGVTPHDLHSVLLVGGSSRMPLVAQMVGAELGRPVAVDTHPKHAVALGAAWIAADALARATASQTPAPRQAPAQVPAAPLATPTAAVHRADTSATAATPTIGAAAAPLVRGSAAVTGGRSGRPRQSDTDRSPSTRKLSARPKRSRSLTVGAAALALVLALAGAGYAMFGHQDAPPTDQSTAVAATATGPSEAAPPGDEQCTETIRANKRWACLTTAVFDGSTLTIQGDVGVPEGTTLDVNGGFHLHIFGSDGVSPDPAVMGAHATDQELWYVEDTLPSVATWGDGRWKAIASYAPPGQTLPDKVCVRIAVDWHGLVQDTNGGYETGNCAPITEG comes from the coding sequence ATGTATGTACTGGGAATCGATCTGGGAACCACCTACACCGCTGCGGCGACATGGCGGGAGGGACGTGCGGAGATCGCCCCGCTGGGTACCCGAGCCGCCGTGATCCCGTCGGTGGTGCTGCTGCGCGACGACGAGACCTTCCTGGTCGGGGAGACCGCCAGCAGGCGCGGGCTGACCGAGCCGCGCCGAGTGGCGCGGGAGTTCAAGCGCAGGTTCGGCGACACCACGCCGCTGCTGCTTGGTGGGGTACCGTACTCGCCAGAGGCGCTGATGGCCCGCCTGCTTCGGTCCGTTGTCGACGACGTGGTCCAGCGTGAGGGCGAGCCGCCGGCCGGGATTTGCCTGTCGCATCCGGCGAACTGGGGACCGTACAAGACCGACATGTTACGCCAGGCGGTGCAGCTGGCCGGCATCGAACAGCCGGTCGAGTACACCACCGAACCGGTCGCCGCGGCTGTCTCGTACGCCCAGCAGGAACGAGTCGACCGGGGTGCCGCACTGGCCGTGTACGACCTGGGTGGCGGCACGTTCGACGCGGCGGTGCTTCGGCATACCGGGGACGGGTTCGAGATCCTCGGCCAGCCAGAAGGAATCGAGCGGCTCGGCGGTATCGACTTCGACGCGGCAGTGTTCGCTCACGTGGCGGCAGCGACCGGCGGAAAGCTCGCGGAGTTGGCCGACGACGACCCCACCGCGATCGCGGCGGTAGGGCGGTTGCGCGGCGAGTGCGTCGAGGCCAAGGAAGCACTGTCCGCTGATACCGACGTGTCCATCCCGGTGATGGTGCCGAACCTGTCCACCGAGGTCCGACTGACCCGGGCCGAGCTGGAGGCGATGGTACGCCCGGCGCTCCACGACTCCATTGAGGCCATGCGCCGGGCGTTGGTCTCAGCTGGAGTCACGCCACATGACCTCCATTCGGTTCTGTTGGTCGGCGGCTCGTCGCGGATGCCACTGGTCGCACAGATGGTCGGCGCCGAGTTGGGCCGCCCGGTGGCGGTGGACACCCACCCGAAGCATGCGGTCGCGCTCGGGGCGGCCTGGATCGCCGCGGATGCCCTGGCCCGCGCCACGGCCAGCCAGACGCCTGCGCCCCGGCAGGCGCCAGCTCAGGTGCCCGCAGCGCCGCTCGCTACTCCGACCGCAGCTGTCCACCGGGCCGACACGTCGGCGACCGCTGCCACACCGACGATCGGGGCCGCGGCAGCACCGCTGGTCCGCGGTTCGGCCGCGGTCACCGGCGGCCGAAGTGGCCGCCCACGGCAGTCAGATACCGACCGGTCTCCCAGCACGAGGAAGCTGTCAGCCCGCCCGAAACGGTCTCGGTCGCTGACCGTCGGCGCCGCGGCCCTCGCCCTGGTGCTGGCACTTGCCGGCGCCGGATACGCGATGTTCGGCCACCAGGATGCTCCTCCGACGGACCAGAGCACAGCGGTGGCGGCAACGGCGACAGGTCCCAGCGAGGCGGCGCCTCCCGGGGACGAACAGTGCACCGAAACGATTCGTGCCAACAAACGGTGGGCGTGCCTGACCACAGCGGTCTTCGACGGTTCCACCCTCACCATCCAGGGCGATGTCGGTGTCCCGGAGGGCACGACCCTGGACGTCAACGGCGGTTTCCATCTGCACATCTTCGGCAGCGACGGCGTCAGCCCGGACCCGGCTGTCATGGGTGCCCACGCCACCGACCAGGAGCTGTGGTACGTCGAGGACACGCTTCCGTCCGTCGCCACCTGGGGCGATGGCAGGTGGAAAGCAATCGCCTCCTACGCACCTCCTGGTCAGACGCTGCCAGACAAGGTGTGTGTACGGATCGCGGTTGACTGGCACGGGTTGGTCCAGGACACCAACGGCGGGTACGAGACGGGAAACTGCGCACCGATCACCGAGGGTTGA
- a CDS encoding SulP family inorganic anion transporter, producing MSPVLPAVNRPRLSRPSWLSPKVLRTEVLAGLVVALALIPEAISFSILAGVDPRVGLFASFTMAVVIAICGGRPAMISAATGAIALVVAPLAKEHGLDYLIAAVILGGIIQVLLALLGVAKLMRFIPRSVMVGFVNALAILIFSAQVPYLLGVPWLVYPLVGLALAIMIGLPRITRAVPAPLVTIIVLTTITVAAGIAVPTVGDQGELPNNLPTLGLPQIPWTLDTLSLIAPYALGVALVGLMESLMTAKLVDDITDTHSNKTRESWGQGVANIVTGFFGGMGGCAMIGQTMINVKASGARTRLSTFLSGVFLLILVVSLGDVVAAIPMAGLVAVMIIVSVSTFDWHSVAPATLKRMPWGETLVMVATVATTLFTHNLAIGVVIGVLTAMVIFANRVAHLVEVTSVLDPDGGSRIYSVHGELFFAASNDLVYQFDYANDPSHVVIDMTHAHVWDASSVAALDAITTKYAARGKTVEIIELNQPSAAIHGNLAGTLGEGH from the coding sequence ATGTCTCCTGTGCTGCCCGCGGTCAACCGGCCGCGCCTGTCCCGCCCGTCCTGGCTGTCACCGAAGGTACTTCGGACCGAGGTGCTCGCCGGCCTGGTCGTTGCCCTGGCGCTGATCCCGGAGGCGATCAGCTTCTCGATCCTCGCCGGGGTGGACCCCCGCGTCGGGCTGTTCGCCTCCTTCACCATGGCCGTCGTCATCGCGATCTGTGGCGGTCGACCGGCGATGATCTCCGCAGCGACCGGGGCGATCGCTTTGGTCGTGGCACCGCTGGCGAAAGAGCACGGGCTGGACTACCTGATCGCCGCGGTGATCCTCGGCGGCATCATCCAGGTGCTACTGGCGCTGCTCGGGGTGGCGAAGCTGATGCGGTTCATCCCCCGCAGCGTGATGGTCGGCTTCGTCAACGCGCTGGCCATCCTCATCTTCTCCGCACAGGTGCCGTACCTGCTCGGGGTGCCGTGGTTGGTCTACCCGCTGGTCGGCCTGGCCCTGGCGATCATGATCGGGCTGCCCCGGATCACCCGGGCCGTACCAGCCCCACTGGTGACGATCATCGTCCTGACCACCATCACGGTCGCCGCCGGGATTGCCGTGCCCACCGTCGGCGACCAGGGCGAACTGCCCAACAACCTGCCCACCCTCGGGCTGCCACAGATCCCCTGGACCCTCGACACCCTGAGCCTGATCGCTCCGTACGCCCTCGGCGTGGCGCTGGTCGGGCTGATGGAGTCGCTGATGACCGCCAAGCTGGTGGACGACATCACCGACACCCACTCCAACAAGACCCGCGAGTCCTGGGGCCAGGGCGTCGCCAACATCGTCACCGGCTTCTTCGGCGGTATGGGTGGCTGCGCGATGATCGGTCAAACGATGATCAACGTTAAGGCGTCTGGCGCGCGAACCCGGCTGTCGACCTTCCTCTCCGGCGTGTTCCTGCTCATCCTGGTGGTCAGCCTGGGCGACGTGGTCGCCGCGATCCCGATGGCCGGCCTGGTCGCGGTTATGATCATTGTCTCGGTCTCGACGTTCGACTGGCACTCGGTGGCCCCGGCCACACTGAAGCGGATGCCCTGGGGCGAGACGCTGGTCATGGTCGCCACCGTCGCCACGACCCTGTTCACCCACAACCTGGCCATCGGTGTGGTCATCGGTGTCCTCACCGCGATGGTGATTTTCGCCAACCGGGTCGCGCACCTGGTGGAGGTCACCAGCGTGCTGGACCCCGACGGCGGGAGCCGCATCTACTCGGTGCACGGCGAGTTGTTCTTCGCCGCCAGCAACGATCTGGTCTACCAGTTCGACTACGCCAACGATCCGTCACACGTGGTCATCGACATGACCCACGCCCACGTCTGGGACGCCTCGTCGGTCGCGGCGCTGGACGCCATCACCACGAAGTACGCGGCGCGCGGCAAGACCGTGGAGATCATCGAGCTGAACCAGCCCAGCGCCGCCATCCACGGCAACCTGGCCGGCACCCTCGGCGAGGGCCACTGA
- a CDS encoding carbohydrate-binding protein — translation MRKRFALPLMTMGAITATMAVAAPAQAHGYVSGPPSRQALCAQGVVSDCGPIQFEPQSVEGPKGLKSCSGGLPEFAVLDDESRAWPAATVGRSVTFDWIKTAPHRTSSWEYFIGNELLATFDGGGVQPPSTLSHTVDLGDRVGQQKVLAVWNIADTPMAFYSCIDVNIDGGASPTPTGTASPTPTGTASPTATASPTGTASPTATASPTGTASPTGTASPTGTASPTATASPTGTASPTGTASPTATGTPAPGEGWAVGTSYRIGDEVTYDGVSYRARQAHTATPGWEPPRVPALWSAASPTATGTPAPGDGWAVGTSYRIGDEVTYDGVSYRARQAHTGTPGWEPPHVPALWIRI, via the coding sequence ATGCGAAAGCGTTTTGCCTTGCCATTGATGACGATGGGAGCTATCACGGCCACGATGGCCGTCGCCGCGCCCGCCCAGGCGCACGGCTATGTGTCGGGACCGCCCAGCCGTCAGGCGCTCTGCGCGCAGGGTGTGGTGTCCGACTGTGGGCCCATCCAGTTCGAGCCACAAAGCGTCGAGGGGCCGAAAGGGCTGAAGAGCTGCAGCGGCGGCCTCCCCGAGTTCGCCGTGCTCGACGACGAGAGTCGGGCCTGGCCCGCGGCCACGGTCGGCCGGTCGGTCACCTTCGACTGGATCAAGACCGCCCCGCACAGGACCAGTAGCTGGGAGTACTTCATCGGCAACGAGCTGTTGGCCACCTTTGATGGTGGTGGAGTGCAGCCGCCGTCCACGCTCTCGCACACCGTCGACCTGGGCGACCGCGTGGGCCAGCAGAAGGTCCTCGCCGTGTGGAACATCGCCGACACCCCCATGGCGTTCTACTCCTGCATTGACGTGAACATCGACGGCGGCGCGTCCCCGACGCCGACCGGCACCGCGTCCCCGACGCCGACCGGCACCGCGTCGCCGACGGCCACTGCGTCGCCGACCGGCACCGCGTCGCCGACGGCCACTGCGTCGCCGACCGGCACTGCGTCGCCGACCGGCACTGCGTCCCCGACCGGTACTGCGTCCCCGACGGCCACTGCGTCGCCGACCGGTACTGCGTCCCCGACCGGCACCGCGTCGCCGACGGCGACCGGCACTCCGGCGCCCGGCGAGGGTTGGGCGGTGGGGACCTCCTACCGGATCGGTGACGAGGTGACGTACGACGGGGTGAGCTACCGGGCTCGGCAGGCGCACACCGCGACACCCGGCTGGGAGCCGCCGCGCGTACCAGCGCTGTGGAGCGCCGCGTCGCCGACGGCGACCGGCACTCCGGCGCCTGGCGACGGTTGGGCGGTGGGGACCTCCTACCGGATCGGTGACGAGGTGACGTACGACGGGGTGAGCTACCGGGCTCGGCAGGCGCACACCGGGACACCCGGCTGGGAGCCGCCGCACGTGCCGGCGCTGTGGATCCGAATCTGA
- a CDS encoding MerR family transcriptional regulator, whose amino-acid sequence MPGPVPGGPAPASAPGATGRPSGVGPLMRIGEAAERVGLSIRTIRHYEDAGLIVPSARSEGGFRLYTDADVERLAVVKRMKPLGFSLDEMRALLAVLDALATAGTADRPALLDRLGLFHTVAATRVEALREQLRTAEGFADTLRHQLDQHRVHH is encoded by the coding sequence ATGCCCGGCCCGGTGCCCGGTGGTCCCGCGCCCGCCAGTGCGCCCGGGGCCACCGGTCGCCCGTCGGGCGTCGGGCCGCTGATGCGAATCGGCGAGGCGGCCGAGCGGGTCGGGCTGAGCATTCGCACCATCCGGCACTACGAGGACGCCGGGCTGATCGTCCCGTCGGCGCGCAGCGAGGGCGGCTTCCGCCTCTACACCGACGCCGACGTGGAGCGTCTCGCGGTGGTAAAGCGGATGAAGCCGCTCGGGTTCAGCCTCGACGAGATGCGGGCCCTGCTCGCTGTCCTGGACGCCCTGGCTACCGCCGGCACCGCCGACCGGCCGGCCCTGCTCGACCGACTCGGCCTGTTCCACACCGTCGCCGCCACCCGGGTGGAGGCGCTACGTGAGCAGCTCCGCACCGCGGAGGGCTTCGCCGACACCCTGCGCCACCAACTCGACCAACACCGGGTTCACCACTGA
- a CDS encoding DUF305 domain-containing protein: MRRLLLVALLATAALLAGCAGTPERPATQVAVDDEVPAATSMNEADIRFLRVMAAHTEQSVEIARSVQDRIDDPEIKILVGAVKATEFDEHVMTRAWLQAVDSDPAATASPEDIGQAAIDGGLDRLRDTPDAAVDAVLCELLGTHHRTAAELARSHAEAGTSPEVLAYARRVEQSRAAGADILDRLSSGDA; encoded by the coding sequence GTGCGACGGCTGCTACTGGTCGCCCTGCTCGCCACCGCCGCGCTGCTGGCGGGCTGCGCCGGGACGCCAGAACGCCCCGCCACCCAGGTGGCGGTCGATGACGAGGTGCCCGCGGCCACGTCGATGAACGAGGCCGACATTCGGTTCCTGCGGGTGATGGCGGCACACACCGAACAGAGTGTCGAGATCGCGCGATCGGTGCAGGACCGGATCGACGACCCGGAGATCAAAATCCTGGTCGGCGCGGTCAAGGCGACCGAGTTCGACGAACACGTGATGACACGTGCCTGGCTACAGGCCGTCGACTCGGATCCCGCCGCGACCGCAAGCCCGGAGGATATCGGCCAGGCGGCCATCGACGGGGGACTGGACCGGCTGCGCGACACGCCCGACGCGGCGGTCGACGCGGTGCTCTGCGAGCTGCTCGGCACCCACCACCGCACCGCGGCGGAACTCGCCCGATCGCACGCGGAGGCCGGCACCAGTCCGGAGGTGCTGGCCTATGCCCGCCGCGTCGAACAGTCCCGGGCGGCGGGAGCCGACATTCTCGATCGCCTGTCGTCAGGCGACGCATAG
- a CDS encoding helix-turn-helix transcriptional regulator: MQAQGRMTIPGADATTVVVGVDGAGRSRRLRDLAAALDCPARWVTLPSSDAVLDLVLTEARAEGAVVIVDDAHHGHPSSWRALTAAARVGQAMLIARRPIVRAAELADLDQVVAAAGTVDQLGPLDAAGVAAVVAEAGLAEPDEATIEEILTASRGMAAIAASLAAATSQGSVPAALQARVQRRLAGLPADGVAVAQVLALLLDVPDSVVARATGVTLATVADTSNVLQELGMIAPGSASLIPAVAAAILADLPVMVRRQLHDRVATALLGSGTDPLLAAVRLRRAGVRTPTAAVAYAHAADHLRFRDPDAAVSWYDAAAEAGAPPAAVAVGRAEAATQLGIPVDLTGVGGEPARLAIVGAAIAAQQGRWDRAAEALADVDQPGAALAAVAWAATGHLERAGDAAGRTRTESSRRTPEALARLAEAAASLADPEAMLPLLIESAEAAQRLPPDVVLPDSPHALGALVAGLTGDTSTAERLLHAGMAAGVGGPVTIRRHQLLLAFTRMRTGRYDTAAAELVPGPYPTARDQLLTAALTAGMARRSGDVARMREAWNGVETQLARRTVDLFVIEVLEELVVAAARLRRMVRAEPVMDVLDDLVARAGHPPTWVVAVGWIRVQVAVALEDTATAATVAGELTRTAALAGPRQRAQGAAAVAWADVLAGTVDIDRVCSVADDLATHQLPWDASRLVGQAAIRTTDATAARRMLEHARGLSVTEVGGGEQRGRAGVLSDREIVVGRMVLEGRTQREIGSHLYLSPKTVEHHVARMRTKLDASSRAEFLAALREHPGVVG, translated from the coding sequence ATGCAGGCCCAAGGTCGAATGACCATCCCGGGCGCCGATGCCACGACCGTGGTCGTGGGTGTCGACGGTGCCGGCCGGAGCCGGCGGCTTCGAGATCTCGCCGCCGCACTCGACTGTCCGGCGCGCTGGGTGACGCTGCCCAGCAGCGATGCGGTTCTCGACCTGGTACTGACGGAGGCCCGGGCTGAGGGCGCCGTGGTGATCGTCGACGATGCTCACCACGGGCACCCGTCCAGCTGGCGTGCTCTGACCGCGGCCGCGCGTGTTGGCCAGGCAATGCTGATCGCACGGCGGCCAATAGTCCGTGCCGCGGAGCTAGCTGACCTGGACCAGGTCGTCGCGGCAGCCGGCACGGTCGACCAGCTCGGGCCATTGGATGCCGCCGGTGTCGCCGCGGTCGTCGCCGAAGCGGGCCTAGCTGAGCCCGACGAGGCCACGATCGAGGAGATCCTCACCGCGTCGCGTGGGATGGCCGCGATAGCCGCGTCCCTGGCCGCCGCGACGTCCCAGGGCTCGGTCCCCGCCGCATTGCAGGCCCGGGTACAGCGCCGCCTCGCGGGTCTTCCTGCCGACGGCGTGGCGGTGGCACAGGTGCTTGCGCTATTGCTGGACGTCCCAGATTCCGTGGTTGCCAGGGCTACCGGGGTGACCTTGGCGACGGTCGCCGATACCAGCAACGTCCTGCAAGAACTTGGCATGATCGCGCCTGGTTCGGCTTCGCTGATCCCGGCCGTCGCAGCGGCGATCCTGGCCGACTTGCCCGTGATGGTACGGCGGCAGCTGCATGACCGGGTGGCCACAGCGCTCCTGGGCTCCGGCACTGACCCACTACTGGCCGCAGTCCGGCTGCGGCGAGCTGGTGTCCGGACACCAACGGCAGCAGTCGCCTACGCGCATGCTGCTGATCACCTGCGATTCCGCGATCCCGATGCCGCAGTGTCCTGGTACGACGCCGCGGCCGAGGCAGGCGCACCGCCGGCGGCTGTTGCGGTGGGCCGGGCCGAGGCGGCCACGCAGCTCGGGATACCGGTGGATCTGACCGGCGTTGGTGGTGAGCCGGCACGGCTGGCCATCGTGGGGGCCGCCATCGCTGCGCAACAGGGGCGATGGGACAGAGCAGCAGAGGCACTGGCCGATGTCGACCAGCCAGGTGCGGCCCTGGCAGCCGTGGCCTGGGCCGCGACTGGTCATCTCGAACGTGCTGGCGATGCCGCCGGTCGCACCCGCACCGAGTCCAGCCGACGGACGCCGGAGGCCCTCGCCCGGCTGGCCGAGGCCGCGGCGAGCCTCGCCGATCCGGAGGCCATGTTGCCCCTCCTGATCGAGTCTGCTGAGGCCGCCCAGCGCCTACCACCCGACGTCGTGTTGCCCGACTCGCCGCACGCGCTCGGCGCCCTCGTCGCCGGACTGACCGGTGATACCTCCACCGCAGAGCGACTGCTCCACGCCGGGATGGCCGCGGGCGTCGGTGGCCCGGTGACCATCCGACGACACCAGCTGCTCCTGGCGTTCACCCGGATGCGAACGGGCCGTTACGACACCGCGGCTGCGGAGCTGGTGCCAGGGCCGTACCCAACTGCCCGGGACCAGTTGCTCACCGCCGCGCTCACGGCGGGGATGGCCCGCCGTAGTGGTGACGTGGCGCGAATGCGCGAGGCATGGAACGGGGTGGAGACGCAGCTGGCGCGACGCACGGTGGACCTCTTCGTCATCGAGGTCCTGGAGGAGCTGGTGGTGGCGGCGGCGCGGCTACGCCGGATGGTGCGAGCTGAGCCCGTGATGGACGTACTCGACGATCTCGTCGCACGCGCCGGGCATCCGCCGACGTGGGTTGTCGCGGTGGGCTGGATTCGGGTACAGGTCGCCGTCGCCCTCGAGGACACGGCTACGGCCGCCACGGTGGCCGGTGAGCTGACCAGGACCGCTGCCCTCGCCGGACCACGCCAGCGCGCGCAGGGCGCCGCGGCAGTGGCCTGGGCCGATGTACTCGCGGGCACGGTGGATATCGACCGGGTCTGCTCGGTCGCCGATGACCTGGCGACCCATCAGCTGCCCTGGGATGCCTCACGGCTGGTGGGCCAGGCGGCGATTCGCACCACGGATGCGACGGCGGCACGGCGAATGTTGGAGCACGCACGCGGCTTGTCCGTTACGGAGGTCGGCGGAGGCGAGCAGCGCGGGCGGGCTGGGGTGCTGTCCGATCGCGAGATTGTGGTCGGGCGCATGGTGCTTGAGGGGCGCACCCAACGGGAAATCGGATCCCATCTGTATCTGTCGCCGAAGACAGTCGAACACCACGTGGCGCGGATGCGGACCAAACTGGACGCCTCCAGCCGAGCCGAGTTCCTCGCCGCCCTGCGGGAACACCCGGGGGTTGTCGGCTGA
- a CDS encoding dynamin family protein translates to MTRPIPTNLLDRTRAALNHAIGIYRGTADESQLAAIRDRLDEPLRVAIAGRAKAGKSTLLNALVGERLAPTDTGECTRVVTWYADGHTYRVTAHVADQPPVQLRFSRDDGAIEIDLAGRAPEEIDHLTVIWPSQALRTTTLVDTPGIGSLTDRVSRRSWELLAADGTEEEAMPTDAVLYLMRHVHASDMEFLKAFRDSEVSRPNPINAIGVLSRADEIGVGRIDSMASAQRIAAHLTMDPRMRRMVQAVVPVAGLLAETAATLTEAEMERLRRVAKLAPRDVEALLLSADRFRESMPELGLTLIERDVLLERFGLFGLRLAAAVIRQRIVRTAAELARELSARSGLVELRAVLGSLFFERRDVLKSRSALLAIDALTRTRPAPGSEAIAAEVEEILAGAHPFSELRVLTSVRAGWVTGKPAVIDDLERLIGGQGVAPHVRVGLEPDASPQELTSAVQAALERWQIRTESPMTSREMTIAGRIAVRSCEGMLASLTDGGRGV, encoded by the coding sequence ATGACCAGGCCGATCCCAACGAACCTGCTGGACCGGACACGCGCTGCCCTGAACCACGCGATCGGCATCTACCGTGGCACGGCGGACGAGTCACAGCTGGCTGCGATCCGCGACCGCCTCGACGAGCCGCTGCGGGTGGCCATTGCCGGCCGCGCGAAGGCCGGTAAGTCGACGCTGCTCAACGCACTGGTCGGAGAACGGCTGGCGCCGACTGACACGGGTGAGTGCACCCGCGTCGTGACCTGGTACGCCGACGGCCACACCTACCGGGTCACCGCGCACGTCGCTGACCAACCTCCAGTACAACTGCGGTTCAGTCGGGACGACGGCGCGATCGAGATCGACCTCGCCGGCCGAGCACCGGAGGAGATCGACCATCTCACCGTGATCTGGCCCTCGCAGGCCCTGCGGACCACCACGCTGGTCGACACCCCCGGCATCGGATCCCTGACCGACCGGGTGTCCCGACGGTCCTGGGAGTTGCTCGCCGCCGACGGCACGGAGGAGGAGGCGATGCCAACTGACGCGGTGCTCTACCTCATGCGGCACGTGCACGCCTCCGACATGGAGTTTCTCAAGGCGTTTCGTGACAGCGAGGTGTCGCGGCCCAATCCGATCAACGCGATCGGTGTCCTGTCCCGTGCCGATGAGATCGGTGTCGGCCGGATCGATTCGATGGCGTCGGCGCAGCGCATTGCCGCACACCTGACAATGGACCCGAGAATGCGCCGGATGGTGCAGGCCGTCGTGCCCGTGGCAGGCCTGTTGGCGGAGACTGCGGCAACGCTGACCGAGGCCGAGATGGAGCGGCTGCGACGAGTCGCGAAGTTGGCACCCCGGGATGTCGAGGCGCTGCTGCTGTCCGCCGACCGGTTCCGAGAGTCGATGCCGGAGCTGGGCCTGACCCTGATCGAGCGAGACGTGCTGCTGGAACGGTTCGGCCTGTTCGGCCTACGACTGGCGGCGGCGGTCATACGGCAGCGAATTGTGCGGACCGCCGCCGAGCTGGCCCGCGAGCTGTCCGCGCGAAGTGGCCTTGTCGAGCTGAGGGCTGTGCTCGGCTCACTGTTCTTCGAACGGCGCGACGTACTCAAGAGCCGATCGGCGCTGCTGGCCATTGACGCCCTCACCCGGACCCGCCCCGCACCAGGTAGCGAGGCGATCGCCGCCGAGGTGGAGGAGATTTTGGCTGGTGCGCACCCCTTCAGCGAGCTGCGGGTGCTGACCTCGGTGCGGGCTGGCTGGGTCACCGGCAAGCCCGCCGTCATTGACGACCTGGAGCGGCTCATCGGCGGTCAGGGTGTTGCGCCGCACGTCCGCGTGGGTCTGGAGCCGGACGCGTCGCCGCAGGAACTGACATCGGCGGTCCAGGCCGCGCTCGAACGGTGGCAGATACGGACCGAAAGCCCGATGACCAGCCGTGAGATGACGATTGCCGGCCGGATCGCCGTCCGTTCCTGCGAGGGGATGCTGGCCTCACTGACCGACGGCGGCCGGGGCGTATGA
- a CDS encoding SAM-dependent methyltransferase, whose protein sequence is MSQNQADQQTAEQRTGADASTVDVSVPHSARVWNYWLGGKDNFASDRAAGDQVRAIFPEIVEAARYSRAFLRQAVTYLAAEAGIRQFLDVGTGLPTADNTHQVAQRIAPQARVVYVDNDPMVLAHARVLLTSDPAGATQYLNADLHDPERVIREARATLDLSEPVGLMMLGVMGHVADPAQARDAVRALVSSLPSGSFLTMSDGTATSERVIESHRQYNESGAAPYHLREVADFTAFFDGLDLVEPGVVPLGRWRPENGSLMVVDGYCGVARKP, encoded by the coding sequence GTGTCACAGAACCAGGCCGATCAGCAGACTGCCGAGCAGCGGACCGGAGCTGATGCCTCCACTGTGGATGTGTCGGTGCCGCACTCGGCACGGGTGTGGAACTACTGGTTGGGCGGCAAGGACAACTTCGCGTCGGACCGGGCGGCCGGCGACCAGGTTCGAGCGATCTTCCCGGAGATCGTCGAGGCCGCTCGTTACTCCCGGGCGTTCCTACGTCAGGCCGTGACCTACCTCGCCGCGGAGGCGGGCATCCGCCAGTTCCTCGACGTCGGCACCGGCCTGCCGACCGCCGACAACACCCATCAGGTTGCCCAGCGGATCGCGCCGCAGGCCCGGGTCGTCTATGTCGACAACGATCCGATGGTCCTCGCGCATGCCCGGGTGCTGCTGACCAGTGACCCGGCGGGTGCCACCCAGTATCTCAACGCCGACCTGCATGATCCAGAGCGGGTCATCCGGGAGGCCCGGGCAACGCTGGACCTCAGCGAGCCGGTCGGCTTGATGATGTTGGGGGTGATGGGGCATGTCGCGGACCCTGCCCAGGCGCGAGACGCCGTACGCGCCCTGGTCTCGTCCCTGCCGTCGGGCAGCTTCCTGACGATGTCCGACGGCACGGCCACGAGTGAGCGGGTGATCGAGTCCCATCGGCAGTACAACGAGAGCGGTGCGGCGCCGTACCACCTGCGCGAGGTCGCGGACTTCACCGCCTTCTTCGACGGCCTCGACCTGGTCGAGCCGGGGGTCGTGCCCCTGGGACGCTGGCGACCGGAGAATGGCTCGCTGATGGTCGTGGACGGCTACTGCGGGGTCGCCCGCAAGCCCTGA